The following coding sequences lie in one Immundisolibacter sp. genomic window:
- a CDS encoding translocation/assembly module TamB domain-containing protein, which translates to MRVWRAVWPVTALALVVGLAGYVALGSDTFTRLLLKGAQAVSGGRLQYGELSGSLRQGLHLRDVSLRFDGGQAQMAGIDWTPDLGALWQRRLALGHITLHKLRLELDASAAGPSSEPPTLPLFAVPGSVTLAQLKVLGLEITTGSNEPLRIDELRLGATLVGSRLHVRELAAFGAGWAAVSTLRLDFAGDAPLEGQWQGRLESADGTRWQVAGHLGGAIRRSVQATLSVASPVQGRLVASIDTPLANGPWQARMQMDGQSLAAFRSALPPWLLTLDGRAHGRGADADVVVAYGLAGTPAGPLRGHLKGHGQTGHWQIDAQVLGDVPASRVDLAGQIDLAASAMDVLVDWKQLRWPLVDPAQVVSPSGSARLQGNLADWLLTLDAVLQAQGQAGALTARVSGDSKGARVQQLTARVLGGSLDGQGLVHWSPTPGYELDLRAAGFNPGLLFSQWPGHVDAVLSVAGQGEQLALHLSELSGQLRGQALGGSGALAWNAGILSLDEVAVRMGRARLRADGAVGLGKPLRVDLSVPVAGELLPGARGSLTAMLRLEGAGFAHARLKLDAAGLGYGDLAAQSLNADIDLNRPQDVLRLRVAAGGVKVADQRLALRLSADGRAGAHDVQIDLEGGDWQLALAGSGAVLDDGWRGRFATGTVNGLPPARWNLAQPLALELRRAQQVVGQHCWQAQQARLCAGGSQIDRVLQLAAELQRLPLAGLMGPDVSLDSSLGGQLDLRRADGLLLGEARLDVPAGRLSLSAPDGEPREFKHGAAVLSARFGADGTDMAARLAAVGAPDLISASLRLPALPGAPGAPLPLSGVLAAHLPDIGLAEPWLPGVEELAGRFEADLKITGTAQAPNILGVLRVRDGEAALPRLGIELSGLSVDLTGEGEQTVRVAASAKSGKGSLTLTGTGRRDAPGGLQAALALRGENFRIMDTAALQARVTPVLDFNIDGEALAVTGSVQVPYARIKVVDTPAAVTVSPDVVVRGRAQPTGRSLAARADVRLVLGDDVRVSAHGFAGSLGGALRLRQGQDGTTSANGTVRVEQGQYMFYGQRLPVTEGLLRYAGGPPDNPGLRITAARKVGEVTAGVRLRGTAKAPDTQLFSTPPMQQSEILSYLVLGRPLRQASSAQGDLLMQAASSVGMRGGSALTKRIGQALGFDEAKLGSDDNGGANLALGRYLTPQLYIGYGVGLADQANAVTLRYTLSEHLLLEVLSGLTQTADLLYKVER; encoded by the coding sequence ATGCGGGTCTGGCGGGCAGTCTGGCCGGTTACGGCACTCGCGCTGGTGGTGGGTCTTGCCGGTTACGTCGCGCTTGGCAGCGACACGTTCACCCGACTGCTGCTCAAAGGCGCCCAGGCAGTGTCCGGCGGGCGCCTGCAGTATGGAGAGCTCAGCGGCAGCCTGCGGCAGGGCCTGCATTTGCGCGATGTCAGCCTGCGTTTCGACGGCGGCCAGGCGCAAATGGCCGGCATCGACTGGACGCCTGATCTGGGCGCGCTGTGGCAGCGGCGCCTGGCGCTGGGCCACATCACCCTGCACAAACTGCGTCTTGAACTGGACGCCAGCGCGGCCGGGCCGTCGTCGGAGCCGCCAACACTGCCGCTGTTTGCCGTGCCCGGCAGCGTCACCCTGGCACAACTCAAGGTGCTGGGCCTGGAGATCACCACCGGCAGTAACGAACCGCTACGCATCGACGAACTGCGGCTCGGTGCGACGCTGGTCGGCAGCCGCCTGCACGTGCGCGAGCTGGCCGCCTTTGGCGCCGGTTGGGCGGCTGTCTCAACGCTGCGCCTGGACTTTGCTGGCGATGCCCCGTTGGAAGGCCAGTGGCAGGGGCGCCTGGAGTCGGCCGACGGGACACGCTGGCAAGTCGCCGGCCATCTGGGCGGTGCCATTAGGCGCAGCGTGCAGGCCACGCTCAGTGTCGCCTCGCCGGTGCAGGGCCGGCTCGTGGCCAGTATCGACACGCCGCTGGCCAATGGGCCCTGGCAGGCACGCATGCAAATGGACGGCCAGTCGCTGGCGGCATTTCGATCGGCGCTGCCGCCGTGGTTGCTGACTCTCGACGGGCGCGCGCACGGCCGTGGCGCGGATGCGGATGTAGTGGTCGCGTACGGCCTGGCAGGCACGCCGGCCGGGCCGCTGAGGGGACACCTGAAGGGGCACGGCCAGACCGGGCACTGGCAGATCGATGCCCAGGTGCTCGGCGATGTCCCTGCCAGCCGGGTTGATCTGGCCGGTCAGATCGACCTTGCTGCCAGCGCCATGGATGTATTGGTCGACTGGAAGCAGCTGCGCTGGCCACTGGTTGATCCCGCGCAGGTGGTCTCGCCGTCCGGCAGCGCGCGCCTGCAAGGCAACCTGGCCGACTGGTTACTGACCCTGGACGCGGTGCTGCAGGCGCAAGGACAGGCCGGAGCACTGACCGCCCGTGTGTCCGGCGACAGCAAGGGCGCACGAGTGCAACAGCTGACGGCCCGGGTCCTGGGCGGCAGCCTGGACGGGCAGGGTCTGGTGCACTGGTCGCCCACGCCGGGCTACGAGCTGGATCTGCGAGCCGCTGGATTCAACCCCGGCCTGCTTTTCTCACAGTGGCCGGGACATGTCGATGCGGTGCTGTCAGTGGCCGGGCAGGGCGAGCAGCTGGCGCTGCACCTGTCGGAGCTGAGCGGCCAGCTGCGTGGCCAGGCGCTCGGCGGCAGTGGGGCCCTGGCGTGGAACGCTGGAATACTCAGTCTCGACGAGGTCGCGGTGCGGATGGGGCGGGCACGCCTGCGCGCGGATGGCGCGGTCGGCCTTGGCAAGCCGCTGCGGGTCGATCTGTCGGTGCCGGTAGCCGGGGAGCTGCTGCCTGGCGCGCGTGGGAGCCTCACCGCCATGCTGCGCCTTGAGGGGGCCGGATTCGCCCACGCCAGGTTGAAGCTTGATGCCGCGGGGCTCGGTTACGGTGACCTTGCGGCGCAAAGCCTCAATGCCGACATCGATCTGAACCGTCCGCAGGACGTCTTGCGCCTGCGCGTGGCTGCCGGTGGCGTCAAGGTGGCAGACCAGCGCCTGGCGCTGCGCCTGTCCGCGGATGGCAGGGCCGGCGCCCATGACGTGCAGATCGACCTGGAGGGCGGCGACTGGCAGCTGGCCCTGGCGGGTTCGGGCGCGGTGCTGGATGACGGCTGGCGCGGCCGGTTTGCCACCGGCACTGTGAATGGCCTGCCGCCGGCGCGTTGGAATCTGGCCCAGCCGCTGGCCCTGGAGCTACGCCGTGCGCAACAGGTTGTCGGCCAGCACTGCTGGCAGGCGCAGCAGGCGCGCCTTTGCGCCGGGGGGAGTCAGATCGACCGCGTGCTGCAACTGGCGGCCGAGTTGCAGCGTCTGCCATTGGCGGGTTTGATGGGCCCGGACGTCAGCCTGGACAGCAGCCTGGGGGGGCAGCTTGACCTGCGGCGTGCCGATGGCCTGTTACTGGGTGAGGCCCGCCTGGATGTCCCGGCCGGCCGTCTGAGCTTGTCGGCACCGGATGGCGAGCCGCGTGAGTTTAAGCATGGTGCAGCGGTCTTGAGTGCCCGCTTCGGCGCTGACGGCACCGATATGGCTGCGCGCCTTGCCGCAGTTGGCGCTCCCGACCTGATTTCCGCTTCCCTGCGCCTGCCCGCGTTGCCGGGGGCGCCGGGTGCGCCGTTACCGCTCAGCGGCGTACTGGCGGCGCATCTGCCGGACATTGGGCTTGCCGAACCGTGGTTGCCGGGGGTCGAGGAGCTGGCCGGACGTTTTGAGGCCGATCTGAAAATAACCGGCACGGCACAGGCGCCGAACATCCTGGGCGTGCTGCGGGTGCGCGACGGCGAGGCAGCGTTGCCCCGGCTCGGCATAGAACTGTCCGGGCTGAGCGTGGACCTGACCGGCGAGGGGGAGCAGACGGTGCGGGTTGCGGCCAGCGCCAAGTCTGGGAAAGGTAGCCTGACGCTGACTGGCACCGGTCGCCGCGATGCACCGGGTGGATTGCAGGCGGCGTTGGCGCTGCGCGGCGAGAATTTCCGGATCATGGACACGGCGGCGCTGCAGGCGCGGGTGACGCCAGTGCTGGATTTCAACATCGATGGTGAGGCGCTGGCCGTCACTGGCAGCGTGCAGGTGCCGTATGCCCGAATCAAGGTGGTCGACACGCCGGCAGCCGTGACCGTCTCGCCCGATGTGGTCGTGCGCGGGCGTGCGCAACCGACTGGCCGGTCGCTGGCCGCGCGCGCCGATGTGCGCCTGGTGCTTGGCGACGACGTGCGGGTCAGCGCCCATGGCTTTGCTGGCAGTCTGGGCGGAGCCCTGCGCCTGCGTCAGGGCCAGGACGGTACGACGTCCGCCAACGGCACGGTTCGCGTCGAGCAAGGCCAGTACATGTTTTACGGCCAACGCCTGCCGGTCACTGAAGGGCTGCTGCGCTACGCCGGTGGTCCGCCGGATAACCCTGGCCTGCGCATTACCGCCGCGCGCAAGGTCGGGGAGGTAACCGCCGGGGTACGCCTGCGCGGTACCGCCAAGGCGCCCGATACGCAGCTCTTCTCCACACCGCCGATGCAGCAGTCGGAAATCCTCTCTTACCTGGTGCTGGGGCGTCCGCTGCGGCAGGCCAGCAGCGCCCAGGGTGATCTTCTGATGCAGGCCGCCAGCTCGGTGGGTATGCGCGGTGGCTCGGCGCTCACCAAACGCATCGGTCAGGCACTGGGTTTCGACGAGGCCAAGCTTGGCAGTGATGACAACGGCGGCGCCAACCTGGCCCTTGGCCGTTACCTGACGCCGCAGCTGTACATTGGCTATGGCGTTGGCCTGGCCGATCAGGCAAATGCGGTGACTCTGCGCTATACGCTGTCGGAGCACCTGCTGCTGGAGGTGCTTTCCGGGCTCACCCAGACGGCCGATCTGCTCTACAAGGTCGAGCGCTGA
- a CDS encoding autotransporter assembly complex family protein, with amino-acid sequence MIRGLRGLRRALVGACLLLMAPLTLAASPAVQVELDGLSDTLRDSVLASLDISAEAARKRVSVSRLRRAHAAAPRQIAIALEASGYYRSQTHATLTRTDTGWRAHYQVRRGPPLRISQLQLTVAGPAQADLELQAARPQFPLKVGDRLRHARYDSGKRALLETLLGYGYFDARYTLHRVDVDPEVYEARVLLTLDSGPRYRFGVVALDDTVVNESLLRRYGAPQAGTPYHAADLLSYQGSLSDSGYFSGVDVTPGVPDRQAGTVPIQVSLTARPRNAYSAGAGFATDSGPRLRAGHERRYVNQRGHSLDSNLLLSPQDSTLGTSYRVPLADPRAEQLTFGAALSQKDTVTARSDSLNLQSAYMRRQGPWRRTLGLDYLIESFRAGDDRGNSKLLIPSVSWLGSRSDDPLWPRDGGRLEFTLRGALAGLLSDLSFAQARVGGKYVAGFGRNQRLLGRVEVGSTWVDGFGELPASLRFFAGGDQSVRGFDYQKLGPRDSSGDVAGGRHLLVASLEYEWMFAGDFGGALFFDAGNAFDGVRLNLKRGAGFGVRWRSPIGAVRVDIASAVSEPGAPLRLHLSVGPDL; translated from the coding sequence ATGATCCGCGGTTTGCGCGGCCTGCGGCGCGCTCTGGTGGGCGCGTGCCTGCTGCTGATGGCACCGCTGACGTTGGCCGCGTCGCCCGCGGTGCAGGTGGAACTCGACGGACTGAGCGACACCTTGCGCGACAGCGTTCTGGCTTCGCTCGACATCAGCGCCGAGGCGGCCCGCAAGCGCGTTTCGGTATCCCGACTGCGACGGGCGCATGCCGCGGCCCCGCGCCAGATTGCCATTGCGCTGGAAGCGAGCGGTTATTACCGTTCGCAGACTCACGCCACCCTGACGCGAACCGACACGGGCTGGCGGGCACACTACCAGGTCCGGCGCGGACCACCATTGCGGATTTCGCAGCTGCAGCTGACGGTCGCCGGTCCGGCCCAGGCCGATCTTGAGTTGCAGGCGGCACGGCCGCAGTTTCCGCTCAAGGTGGGCGACCGGCTACGCCATGCCCGCTACGACAGCGGAAAGCGGGCTCTGCTGGAAACACTCCTCGGGTACGGTTATTTCGACGCCCGCTACACCTTGCATCGGGTCGATGTGGACCCCGAAGTTTACGAGGCGCGCGTCCTGCTCACGCTGGACAGCGGGCCGCGCTACCGTTTTGGTGTTGTCGCCCTGGACGATACGGTGGTCAATGAGTCGCTGCTGCGCCGCTATGGCGCGCCGCAGGCGGGGACGCCCTACCACGCGGCGGACCTGCTCAGCTACCAGGGATCGCTCAGCGATAGCGGCTATTTCAGCGGCGTGGATGTGACGCCCGGGGTCCCGGACAGGCAGGCCGGGACCGTGCCGATCCAGGTCAGCCTGACCGCCCGCCCGCGCAATGCCTACAGTGCCGGAGCCGGTTTTGCCACGGATAGTGGCCCTCGCTTGCGCGCCGGGCACGAACGCCGCTACGTCAACCAGCGTGGTCACAGCCTGGACAGCAACCTGCTGCTGTCGCCGCAAGACAGCACGCTGGGCACAAGCTATCGTGTTCCGCTGGCTGATCCCCGGGCGGAGCAGCTCACGTTCGGCGCGGCTTTGAGCCAGAAAGACACCGTCACCGCCCGTTCGGACAGCCTGAATCTGCAATCGGCTTACATGCGCCGTCAGGGACCCTGGCGCCGCACTTTGGGTCTGGATTATCTGATCGAGAGCTTCAGGGCTGGTGACGACCGCGGTAACAGCAAGCTGCTGATCCCATCCGTCAGCTGGCTGGGAAGCCGCAGCGACGATCCGCTGTGGCCGCGCGACGGGGGGCGTCTGGAATTCACTCTGCGTGGCGCGCTGGCGGGCCTGCTGTCGGATCTGAGCTTCGCCCAGGCACGGGTCGGCGGCAAATACGTCGCTGGATTTGGCCGCAACCAGCGCCTGCTTGGGCGCGTCGAAGTGGGCTCGACCTGGGTCGATGGTTTCGGTGAGTTACCCGCGTCGCTGAGGTTCTTTGCCGGCGGCGACCAGAGCGTGCGCGGATTCGACTACCAGAAGCTCGGGCCACGCGACAGTTCCGGGGATGTCGCCGGCGGGCGACACCTGCTGGTAGCCAGCCTTGAGTATGAGTGGATGTTCGCTGGTGATTTTGGCGGCGCGCTTTTCTTCGATGCCGGCAATGCCTTCGATGGCGTGCGGCTGAATCTGAAACGGGGCGCCGGTTTTGGCGTTCGCTGGCGTTCGCCAATCGGCGCGGTACGGGTCGATATCGCCAGCGCGGTGTCCGAGCCGGGCGCGCCGCTGCGCCTGCACCTGAGCGTGGGGCCGGATTTGTGA
- the djlA gene encoding co-chaperone DjlA — translation MALWGKLIGGVAGLMVGGPLGALLGVAAGHTVDQAREPTRSLPHRGRRLALDALVERGFALMGYIAKADGRVSEREIAVAEAWMQRLVLTPTQRQRAMDRFEAGKQPGFSAPRAADELRREVGIDIRQLHIVLEMLVGIARADGRLSASSRQALVGVLSQLGLPAAALDAVLGQQGTTGGGRRGAPNAPRIAQDYALLGVSPNADVADIKRAYRRLMSRHHPDRAGDDAGATARAQGINEAYRRVREARGF, via the coding sequence ATGGCCTTGTGGGGCAAGCTGATCGGCGGTGTGGCCGGCTTGATGGTGGGTGGGCCACTGGGCGCGCTGCTCGGTGTGGCTGCTGGGCATACCGTGGATCAGGCGCGTGAGCCGACCCGTTCGCTGCCGCATCGAGGCCGACGCCTGGCCCTGGATGCCCTGGTCGAGCGGGGTTTTGCGTTGATGGGTTACATCGCCAAGGCCGACGGGCGGGTCAGCGAACGGGAGATCGCTGTCGCCGAGGCCTGGATGCAGCGCCTGGTACTGACGCCGACGCAGCGTCAACGGGCAATGGACCGGTTTGAGGCCGGCAAGCAGCCGGGATTTTCCGCGCCCCGCGCGGCGGATGAACTCCGGCGCGAAGTTGGTATCGATATTCGCCAGTTGCACATTGTTCTTGAAATGCTGGTTGGTATCGCCAGGGCGGATGGGCGCCTGTCCGCGTCATCGCGCCAGGCGCTGGTTGGGGTGCTGTCGCAACTGGGCCTGCCAGCCGCGGCTCTGGATGCCGTGCTTGGTCAGCAGGGGACGACCGGCGGCGGTCGGCGGGGCGCCCCGAACGCGCCGCGAATCGCGCAGGATTACGCGTTACTTGGCGTGTCGCCAAACGCCGACGTGGCCGACATCAAGCGAGCCTATCGGCGACTGATGAGCCGCCACCACCCGGACCGGGCCGGTGACGACGCGGGCGCGACGGCGCGTGCCCAGGGAATCAATGAAGCCTACCGACGCGTGCGTGAGGCCCGGGGATTCTGA
- a CDS encoding YihY family inner membrane protein: MPTTDITHSRLDRFLAGLRFIGRRLAQERITQAAASLTFTTVISLVPLLAVMLALFTAFPAFDDMRERLQVWFAQALLPPNIAETVFGYLNQFAEKAAGLGAAGVIGLLVTATMLLMTVDRSLNRIWRTARPRPLAQRVILFWAWLTAGPLLMAFALGQLSLAAAFSSGWLGAVPGATALAGTLMSWLIMGGLLAVVYRVVPNTEVLWRDALVGGILAAVAFNLASRLFAWYIGRLPTYAAVYGTFATLPLALIWMYWSWLVVLGGAIVSAWLPALRTGVMAPVAPAGADFLLALQVVRRLEETRREPPCGLDMATLARGLAADPQRLEQVLLALEALGWVGQVSESTRRGGSRWALLIDSQTISLAPLVDSLLLDREACRRAGLAPGDLFHEEMVARPLQALTAHSARTGDNEGRSQG, translated from the coding sequence ATGCCAACGACAGACATTACACATTCACGATTGGACAGGTTCCTGGCCGGCCTGCGCTTCATTGGCCGACGTTTGGCACAGGAACGCATTACTCAGGCCGCCGCCAGCCTCACCTTCACCACCGTCATCTCGCTGGTGCCGCTGCTGGCGGTCATGCTGGCCTTGTTCACGGCCTTTCCGGCCTTCGACGACATGCGGGAGCGGTTACAGGTGTGGTTCGCGCAGGCCCTGTTGCCGCCGAATATCGCCGAAACGGTGTTCGGCTATCTGAACCAGTTCGCGGAAAAAGCCGCCGGCTTGGGTGCGGCCGGCGTGATCGGCCTGCTGGTCACCGCCACCATGCTGCTGATGACCGTGGATCGTTCACTGAACCGCATCTGGCGTACGGCCCGGCCGCGGCCACTGGCGCAACGGGTGATCCTGTTCTGGGCCTGGCTGACCGCCGGGCCATTGCTGATGGCATTCGCGCTCGGCCAGTTGTCGCTGGCCGCGGCATTTTCATCGGGCTGGCTGGGCGCGGTTCCCGGAGCTACCGCGCTGGCCGGCACGCTAATGTCCTGGCTGATCATGGGTGGCCTGCTGGCGGTTGTGTACCGGGTGGTGCCAAACACCGAAGTGCTGTGGCGTGACGCGCTGGTCGGAGGCATTCTGGCAGCGGTCGCTTTCAATCTGGCCAGTCGCCTGTTTGCCTGGTACATCGGCCGCCTGCCGACTTATGCAGCGGTTTATGGCACCTTTGCCACGCTGCCTCTGGCCTTGATCTGGATGTACTGGAGCTGGCTGGTAGTTCTGGGCGGCGCCATCGTGTCCGCCTGGTTGCCGGCCCTGCGGACCGGGGTGATGGCGCCCGTGGCACCCGCCGGTGCCGATTTCCTGCTCGCGCTACAGGTGGTGCGCCGGCTGGAGGAGACCCGTCGGGAACCGCCGTGTGGTCTGGACATGGCCACTTTGGCGCGTGGCCTGGCGGCGGACCCGCAACGCCTGGAGCAGGTCTTGCTGGCGCTGGAGGCCCTCGGCTGGGTTGGTCAGGTAAGTGAATCGACCCGGCGGGGCGGCTCGCGATGGGCTTTGCTGATCGATTCGCAAACCATCTCGCTGGCGCCACTGGTCGATAGTCTGTTGCTGGATCGTGAAGCCTGTCGACGCGCCGGGTTGGCACCCGGCGATCTGTTCCACGAGGAAATGGTCGCCCGGCCGTTGCAGGCCTTGACCGCACACAGCGCGCGAACCGGTGACAACGAAGGACGAAGCCAGGGATGA